GGGAGCTGGTATTGAGAATGGCCGCAGAGAACCCACCTGGGGCTACCGCAGGATCGCGGGCGAACTGGTCGGCCTGGGCCGCCCGGCCGGAGCCTCCACGGTATGGGCGACCCTGAACAAGGCCGGGATCGACCCGGCACCCCGCCGCTCCAGCCCGACCTGGGCGGAGTTCCTGCGCAACAGGTGCCGCTGCAAGTCAGGCCCGGTGAAACCGTTCTGGAGCGCTTCGGGCGTCCCCGAATCGGGTCCGGGACGGAGACCCGCTGTCGGCCCCACGGGGGCTAACAACTGCTGCGGGATGCATAGTCGGATCTCAACGAACGTCTTCTTTCTCTGACGCTTGGGGTGCTCGTCCCGCCAGGCATCCAGGGCTTTTGCCTCCCATAGTAGGGAACGTCCGATCTTCTTAGGCTTGGGAAAGTCCGGGCTTTGGCGGTGGAGGTTGTAGAGGGTGCGCCAGGCGATTTCCAGCCGCTCGCAGGCTTCACCGCTGGTGGTAGTGCATAGTCAATGACTGGCTGGTGAGGGGGTGTTCAGGGTGAAGAAGTTCCAGCCGCAGCCGGGGTTTGTGGTGCAGGCGTTCCGTTTCGCCCTGGACCCGAATGCGACTCAGGAATCCGCGCTGCGGTCGCACTGCGGGGCTGCTCGGGTCGCGTACAACTGGGCTGTCGGCTGGGTGATGGCCTCGTGGTGGCAGCGGAAGGCGGAAGCCTCGTACTCGGTCGCCGAGGAGGAGCTGACGCCGTGGCGGCCGTGGTCGCTGCCCGCGCTGCGTAAGGAGTTCAACCAGGTCAAGCGCACCGATCCGCGCTATGTCGACTGGTGGCACGAGAACTCCAAGGAGGCGTACAGCACTGGCCTGGCCAACGCGGCTGCCGCGTTCGACAACTATACGAAGTCGAAGAACGGCCGCCGTAAGGGCGCCCGCATGGGTACGCCACGTTTCAAGTCCAAGCGCAAGGCCCGTCTTGCGTGCCGGTTCACCACCGGTAGCATCCGCGTGGCCGACGACCGTCATGTGACGCTGCCGGTGCTGGGAACCATCCGCACCCATGAGTCCACCGTCAAGCTTCTGGCCCGCGTGCAGGCCGGTATGGCACGCATCCTGTCCGCGACGGTGCGGCATGAGCGGGGCCGCTGGTTCGTGTCCTTCCAGATGGAGGTCAAGCGGGAGATCACCCGCGTGGCCCGTCCTGGTGTCGCCGTCGGTATCGACCTCGGGGTGAAGGTGCTCGCGGTGATGGCCGACAGTGCCGGGGAGATCGGTTACGTCGACAACCCCAAGCACTACGAGGGCGAACAAAAGCGGCTGCGGCGTCTGTCCCGTCGTGTGGCGCGCCGCCAGGGGCCGGCCGTGCACGACCCCGCGACCGGCAAGACCATCCGCCGGGAACCGTCGAAACGATGGGTCAAGGCGAACGCCGAACGCAACCGCGTGCACCACCGCGTGGCGAACCTCCGCGAAGACGCCCTGCACAAGCTCACCACCGCCGTGCGTGCCGAGTACGGCACCGTCGTGGTCGAAGACCTCAACGTCGCCGGGATGCTCCGCAACCGCCGTCTGGCACGGAAGATCGCCGATGCCGGATTCGGAGAGATCCGCCGTCAGCTCACCTACAAAGGCCGGCGCAACGCCTGCCCCACGGTCGTCGCCTCGCGCTGGTACCCGTCCTCGAAAACCTGCTCGTCGTGCAAGACAGTGAAAGCCAAACTGCCCCTGCACGTGCGAGTGTTCTCCTGCGACGCGTGCGGCCTGGTCATCGACCGGGACGAGAACGCCGCCCGCAACCTCGCCGACCTCGCATCGGCCGGCACAACCGGTACCGGAGTGGCCGGAGACCGGGGCACGCCCAGCGTGCCGAAACCGCGTGGAGCCGACCAGAAGACCCGCGTCAGCCGGGCCGGCCGCAAAGCTGACCCGGTGCGGGCAGGTGGCGCAAAACCGCCCCACAGGCGGAAGGAACCGCGAGACCTTCAACAGGACACCACCGCCCAGCTCGGGCTGTGGTGACACCGTTAAGGACCATCTGTGCGTAAACGCATGGATTGCTGAGATCTCACTATGACCTCAGCAACGGTCACACGGGCTCAGACCTGCGGCAGGGAGAAGGGGACGTGCCCGGTGGCGCGGCCGGTGACGTCGAGGAGCCGGCCCATGCGTTTACGTGAATGGAGGAACACGGTGCGGTCGCTGACCTTCAAGTTCGGGAAGCGTTCCGCCAGTTGTGCTTCGAAGGGGTCGATGGCGTGCAGGCCGCGGAGCCAGACCATCACGAGCAGGTTGTCGGAGCCGCTGACGGACACGGCCAGGCGGACTTCCTCCATCCGGGCCAGCGCGTTCCCCGTGCCTTCGATGTGGGTGTGAGGGACCGATGTGCGGTAGAGCACGACAGTGGATAGCCCGGCGAGGGGGTGGGCCAGGTCGCAGCGAAAGTTGATGTCTCTGTCGCGGATCATGCGCTGAAGCCGACGCCGGGCGGTGTGTTCGCTGATGCCTGCCGCGGCTCCGAGGTCGGTGTAGCCGAGGCGTCCGTCGCGGCCGAGGGCTTCCAGTATGGCGCGGTTGCCGGGCTGCGGCCGGTGGTGCATGTGGGCGCTGTACACGGTCCGGCGAGAGGTGCGCGGAGTGGAGAGTTCCGCGTGGCCGGCGGGCTCCATGGCCCGCATCCGCCAGTCGCCGCCCTCGCTGTACAGCGTGATCCCGAGGCGGGTTCGGGTGGACCGTACGCCGTCCAGACCACCGATCAGGCCGTGGACCGAGCGGCCGAGGGCGGGCAGGTCGGCGGCGGCTACGGACGCCAGGAGATCGAAGTCGCCCGTAGCCTCGTCGACGCTGAAGACCCAGGGCATGCCGGCCAGGGCGATGCTGACCGTTTCGAGCGCCCGCGGCCGGCACCGCACCTCGACGTAGGCGACGGTGGCCGACTTTGCCGCGTCGTACGCGGTGACCCAGGCCATGCCGTTCGCGCGCAGTCGCTCCCAGCGGCGAGCCGCTGTGGTCGCGTCGACGCCTAGTGCTCG
The DNA window shown above is from Streptomyces sp. NBC_01445 and carries:
- the tnpB gene encoding IS607 family element RNA-guided endonuclease TnpB — protein: MKKFQPQPGFVVQAFRFALDPNATQESALRSHCGAARVAYNWAVGWVMASWWQRKAEASYSVAEEELTPWRPWSLPALRKEFNQVKRTDPRYVDWWHENSKEAYSTGLANAAAAFDNYTKSKNGRRKGARMGTPRFKSKRKARLACRFTTGSIRVADDRHVTLPVLGTIRTHESTVKLLARVQAGMARILSATVRHERGRWFVSFQMEVKREITRVARPGVAVGIDLGVKVLAVMADSAGEIGYVDNPKHYEGEQKRLRRLSRRVARRQGPAVHDPATGKTIRREPSKRWVKANAERNRVHHRVANLREDALHKLTTAVRAEYGTVVVEDLNVAGMLRNRRLARKIADAGFGEIRRQLTYKGRRNACPTVVASRWYPSSKTCSSCKTVKAKLPLHVRVFSCDACGLVIDRDENAARNLADLASAGTTGTGVAGDRGTPSVPKPRGADQKTRVSRAGRKADPVRAGGAKPPHRRKEPRDLQQDTTAQLGLW
- a CDS encoding Lrp/AsnC family transcriptional regulator, translated to MTEVPGELQESILRRAAAPDFRDAGADVRFSELDLALVDALQAAPRAPWSRIGRALGVDATTAARRWERLRANGMAWVTAYDAAKSATVAYVEVRCRPRALETVSIALAGMPWVFSVDEATGDFDLLASVAAADLPALGRSVHGLIGGLDGVRSTRTRLGITLYSEGGDWRMRAMEPAGHAELSTPRTSRRTVYSAHMHHRPQPGNRAILEALGRDGRLGYTDLGAAAGISEHTARRRLQRMIRDRDINFRCDLAHPLAGLSTVVLYRTSVPHTHIEGTGNALARMEEVRLAVSVSGSDNLLVMVWLRGLHAIDPFEAQLAERFPNLKVSDRTVFLHSRKRMGRLLDVTGRATGHVPFSLPQV